A portion of the Bacteroides faecium genome contains these proteins:
- a CDS encoding RagB/SusD family nutrient uptake outer membrane protein, translated as MKRHIKLLTIGTLLLGGLTGCNDFLDREPLDKVIPEKYFASESDLAAYTINAYPFETVTDAYGINFFGKDNDTDNQASGDSPEFWIPGQKKVPSGEGEWDWKKIRACNYFFDNTLPNFEAGTITGNQDNVKHYIGEMYVIRAYNYYKLLASLGDLPIVTTALPDVEETLIESSKRQPRNKVARFILDDLQKATELLLDKAPGGKNRISRNVAHLLRARVALFEATWEKYHKGTAFVPGGKGWPGNSADVSGFNIDTEIAYFLDEAMKSSKVVGDYIVGKLADNTDTPEGMNSSLVSINPYYTMFCDENMEGYDEILMWKQFKEGLVTSNLQMELERNGGGSGWTRGMVNSFLMRNGLPIYAAGSGYDTEWEKEGINSTLKNRDSRIVIFTKKTGDANTENKGDVNYYGNDGTPSYCTIRFIYGDKGSLATTGFIIKKGKHYSSHMANDHSSGTSGGIVFRAAEAMLIYMEASYEKNGRIDGTADGYWKALRRRAKVNEDYNKTITATIMSEEAKGDFAAYSHGQLIDATLYNIRRERRNELCAEALRWEDLKRWRACDQLISKPYRVEGMLYWGSKYEEQLKDLCKVDPAEGNMSSSDLSKYILPYEKITKNNLIAGQKGFLFTPAHYLNPIGMAVFRQTASDKNDFASSVVYQNPGWKIEGDTGAQPVE; from the coding sequence ATGAAAAGACATATCAAACTTTTGACAATAGGAACATTGCTGTTGGGCGGACTGACCGGTTGCAATGATTTTCTGGACAGGGAACCACTGGATAAGGTTATTCCCGAAAAATACTTCGCATCCGAAAGCGATTTGGCTGCATACACCATCAATGCTTATCCGTTTGAAACAGTGACGGACGCGTATGGCATCAACTTCTTCGGCAAAGATAACGATACTGATAACCAAGCCAGCGGTGACTCTCCGGAATTCTGGATACCCGGACAGAAGAAAGTGCCATCGGGTGAAGGCGAATGGGACTGGAAGAAGATACGTGCCTGCAACTATTTCTTTGACAACACCTTGCCTAATTTTGAAGCGGGTACTATCACTGGTAATCAGGATAATGTGAAACATTATATCGGTGAAATGTACGTGATTCGTGCATACAATTATTATAAATTGCTGGCTTCTCTGGGAGATTTGCCTATCGTCACTACTGCACTACCCGATGTGGAAGAGACGTTGATTGAATCCAGCAAACGCCAACCACGTAACAAGGTAGCACGTTTCATCCTGGACGATTTGCAGAAAGCGACTGAGTTACTGCTTGATAAAGCTCCGGGCGGCAAGAATCGTATCAGCAGAAACGTAGCACACTTGCTGCGTGCACGTGTCGCCCTCTTCGAAGCTACCTGGGAGAAGTATCATAAGGGAACAGCATTTGTACCCGGTGGAAAAGGATGGCCGGGCAATTCCGCAGACGTAAGTGGTTTCAATATTGACACCGAGATAGCTTATTTCCTTGACGAAGCTATGAAATCTTCAAAAGTAGTAGGCGACTATATCGTCGGAAAACTGGCTGATAATACCGACACCCCCGAAGGTATGAATTCCAGTCTGGTTTCTATCAACCCTTATTACACCATGTTCTGCGATGAAAACATGGAAGGGTATGATGAAATATTGATGTGGAAACAGTTCAAGGAAGGACTGGTGACCAGCAACTTGCAGATGGAACTGGAACGTAACGGCGGTGGTTCCGGATGGACGCGAGGTATGGTCAACTCTTTCCTGATGCGTAACGGGCTTCCTATTTATGCAGCCGGTTCGGGTTATGATACCGAATGGGAAAAAGAAGGCATAAACTCTACTTTAAAGAATCGTGATTCACGTATTGTCATCTTTACCAAAAAAACGGGTGACGCTAACACTGAAAACAAAGGTGACGTAAACTACTACGGCAATGACGGTACTCCCAGCTACTGCACAATCCGTTTCATCTATGGCGACAAGGGAAGCCTTGCGACAACAGGTTTTATCATCAAAAAAGGCAAGCATTACTCCAGCCACATGGCCAACGACCATAGTTCAGGGACATCGGGCGGCATTGTTTTCCGTGCAGCGGAAGCTATGCTGATTTACATGGAAGCTTCGTATGAAAAAAATGGTAGAATCGACGGAACGGCCGACGGATATTGGAAGGCTTTACGCCGACGTGCCAAAGTGAATGAAGACTATAATAAGACAATCACTGCAACAATAATGAGTGAAGAAGCCAAAGGTGATTTCGCGGCTTATTCTCACGGTCAACTGATAGATGCGACATTATATAATATCCGTCGCGAACGCCGCAACGAACTTTGCGCAGAGGCCTTGCGCTGGGAAGACTTGAAACGCTGGCGTGCTTGTGACCAGTTGATATCCAAACCTTACCGTGTGGAAGGTATGTTGTACTGGGGAAGTAAATATGAAGAGCAACTGAAAGATTTATGTAAAGTAGACCCGGCAGAAGGTAATATGTCCTCATCCGATTTAAGTAAATATATCCTTCCGTACGAGAAGATTACGAAGAATAATCTGATTGCAGGGCAGAAAGGTTTCCTCTTCACACCGGCTCACTATTTGAATCCGATAGGTATGGCAGTATTCCGCCAGACAGCTTCGGATAAGAATGACTTTGCCAGTTCGGTCGTTTATCAGAACCCTGGATGGAAGATTGAAGGAGATACCGGTGCACAACCAGTAGAATAA
- a CDS encoding M20/M25/M40 family metallo-hydrolase → MKRRFYLLISFLLGGTMLISAQSPVDKALSTINRSSAEATIGFLAADELQGREAGFHGSYVSSEYIASLLQWMGVQPLNDSYFQPFEAYRKERQKKGRLEVHPDSIAKLKKEVHQKLSMRNVLGMIPGKNTKEYVIVGAHFDHLGIDPALDGDQIYNGADDNASGVSAVLQIARAFVASGQQPERNVIFAFWDGEEKGLLGSKYFVQTCPFVSQIKGYLNFDMIGRNNKPQQPRHVVYFYTAAHPAFGDWLKDDIKKYGLRLEPDYRAWDNPIGGSDNGTFAKVGIPIIWYHTDGHPDYHQPSDHADRLNWDKIVEITKASFLNMWKMANEKSF, encoded by the coding sequence ATGAAAAGAAGATTTTATTTACTTATTTCTTTTTTGTTGGGCGGAACGATGCTTATCTCTGCCCAGTCTCCTGTAGACAAAGCCTTGAGTACTATCAACCGCTCTTCTGCTGAAGCCACTATCGGCTTTCTTGCAGCAGATGAGCTTCAAGGACGCGAAGCGGGATTTCATGGCTCGTATGTATCTTCGGAATACATAGCTTCTTTATTACAGTGGATGGGCGTACAGCCTTTGAACGACAGCTATTTCCAACCTTTCGAAGCCTATCGGAAAGAACGCCAGAAGAAAGGGCGTCTGGAAGTTCATCCCGATTCTATTGCCAAACTAAAAAAGGAAGTTCACCAAAAGCTTTCCATGAGGAATGTATTAGGAATGATTCCCGGCAAAAATACTAAGGAATATGTGATAGTAGGTGCTCATTTCGACCATCTGGGAATAGACCCTGCACTCGATGGCGACCAAATTTATAATGGCGCGGATGATAATGCATCCGGTGTATCGGCTGTATTACAAATAGCAAGAGCATTTGTAGCCAGTGGGCAGCAGCCGGAAAGAAATGTAATTTTCGCTTTTTGGGATGGAGAAGAAAAAGGATTGCTTGGTTCTAAATACTTTGTACAGACTTGTCCTTTTGTCTCTCAAATCAAAGGCTATTTGAATTTTGATATGATTGGCCGTAATAACAAACCTCAGCAACCCCGCCATGTGGTCTATTTCTATACGGCTGCCCATCCTGCTTTTGGTGATTGGTTGAAAGATGATATAAAGAAATACGGCTTGCGATTGGAACCGGACTACCGTGCATGGGACAATCCGATAGGCGGAAGTGATAACGGAACATTTGCAAAAGTAGGCATTCCTATCATTTGGTATCACACGGACGGGCATCCCGATTACCATCAGCCGTCCGATCATGCCGACCGGTTGAACTGGGATAAGATTGTAGAAATCACGAAAGCGTCTTTCCTTAATATGTGGAAAATGGCGAATGAGAAGTCATTTTAA
- a CDS encoding leucine-rich repeat domain-containing protein produces MKFNKLFSGLVGICLFFGFTSCAEDKRIFGDDIEIPELTDDNTVQFTVEVASDWKQIEVIAGGGRMAIEWGDGRLQKIEDPGTTGPINYKYGNKKSYQVRIWAEELDFLSISGLLLPTTNLRMGYLPGIRSLNLNSFSGTAELDLSSSCPNVEDINIGNWSDLERLELNQCKQLERADIYTNPRLTSLNIVNLPRLKDLNCAGNGLTTLSLKGTPALRTFYCNNNPLTAIDFEEDMAITGLFIQNCAFSSLAFLEKLPLLSEFSCRSNKLTTLDLSNHQSIRFLDCSFNRKLNYLSIPANNLVQILRCHSCNLGASTLNEIFEVLIPLPKPPTSEQEKDYRISFYDNPGEKTCDVSILKNKYWYIDTDKN; encoded by the coding sequence ATGAAATTTAATAAATTGTTCTCCGGTCTGGTAGGAATATGCTTGTTTTTCGGATTCACATCTTGTGCGGAAGATAAAAGAATCTTTGGAGATGATATTGAAATTCCTGAATTGACGGACGATAATACGGTGCAGTTTACAGTAGAGGTTGCCAGTGACTGGAAGCAGATAGAAGTGATTGCCGGTGGTGGAAGAATGGCTATTGAATGGGGCGACGGACGTCTGCAAAAGATAGAAGACCCGGGAACGACCGGACCTATCAATTACAAATATGGAAACAAGAAAAGTTATCAGGTAAGAATATGGGCGGAAGAACTGGATTTCCTCAGTATAAGTGGTCTGCTTCTTCCTACAACGAATCTCCGTATGGGATATTTGCCTGGAATAAGGAGTTTGAATCTAAACAGCTTTTCGGGCACCGCGGAACTTGACCTGAGTAGTTCTTGTCCTAATGTGGAAGATATAAATATCGGCAACTGGTCTGACTTGGAACGTCTAGAACTAAACCAGTGCAAGCAACTGGAAAGAGCGGACATCTACACAAATCCCCGATTGACTTCCTTGAATATAGTAAACCTGCCAAGGCTGAAGGACTTGAATTGTGCCGGAAACGGGTTAACCACTCTTTCTTTGAAAGGAACGCCCGCATTGCGGACTTTCTATTGTAATAACAACCCTCTGACTGCCATTGATTTTGAAGAGGATATGGCTATTACCGGATTGTTTATACAAAACTGCGCCTTTAGTTCATTGGCTTTTTTAGAAAAGCTGCCTTTGTTGTCAGAATTTAGCTGTCGCTCTAATAAACTGACAACGTTAGATTTATCAAATCATCAGTCGATTCGTTTTCTGGATTGTAGTTTCAATAGAAAACTGAACTATTTATCAATCCCGGCAAATAATCTGGTACAAATATTACGTTGCCATTCTTGTAACTTAGGGGCGAGTACATTAAATGAAATATTTGAAGTGCTGATTCCCCTTCCCAAGCCACCCACTTCTGAACAGGAAAAGGATTATCGAATATCTTTCTATGACAATCCGGGAGAGAAGACCTGTGATGTGAGCATACTTAAAAATAAATACTGGTACATAGACACAGATAAAAACTGA
- a CDS encoding phospholipase, with amino-acid sequence MWILIIGLVLLGVIALIAGIIRNRRLQKKIERGELDRMPEVKEVDTECCGQHEVCERDSLLAAVSKKIEYYDDEELDQFIGREGNAYAEEETDMFRDVLYTTKDDEVAGWVRSLQLRGIELPDELKDEVFLIIGERRVVEKKEA; translated from the coding sequence ATGTGGATACTCATTATAGGTCTGGTATTGCTGGGTGTTATCGCACTGATAGCCGGAATCATCCGCAACAGAAGACTGCAAAAGAAAATAGAGAGAGGCGAACTGGACCGTATGCCGGAAGTGAAGGAAGTGGATACAGAATGTTGCGGACAACATGAAGTATGCGAACGGGATAGCCTGCTGGCTGCTGTCAGCAAGAAAATAGAATATTACGATGATGAGGAACTGGACCAATTCATCGGTCGCGAAGGGAATGCATACGCAGAAGAAGAGACGGATATGTTTCGGGATGTACTGTATACCACCAAAGATGATGAAGTGGCAGGATGGGTACGCAGCCTTCAGCTCCGCGGCATTGAATTGCCGGACGAGCTTAAAGACGAAGTGTTCCTGATTATCGGAGAAAGAAGAGTCGTAGAGAAGAAAGAAGCCTGA
- a CDS encoding metal ABC transporter permease, protein MDLLQYTFFQHALLGSLLASIACGIIGTYIVTRRLVFISGGITHASFGGIGLGLFAGISPILSAAVFSVLSAFGVEWLSRRKDMREDSAIAVFWTLGMALGIMFSFLSPGFAPDLSAYLFGNILTINQADLWMLGILALLLTGFFYLFIRPIVYIAFDREFARSQKIPVEVFEYVLMMFIALTIVACLRMVGIVLAISLLTIPQMTANLFTYSFKKIIWLSIGIGFLGCLGGLFISYHWKVPSGASIIFFSILIYAVCKIGKSCCRK, encoded by the coding sequence GTGGATCTACTACAATATACATTCTTTCAACATGCCCTGCTAGGGAGCCTGCTGGCAAGTATCGCCTGTGGAATTATAGGAACATACATCGTTACCCGCCGCCTGGTATTTATCAGTGGGGGTATCACCCATGCTTCTTTCGGTGGAATAGGCTTAGGATTGTTTGCGGGAATTTCCCCGATACTCTCCGCCGCCGTCTTTTCCGTATTGTCCGCCTTTGGCGTCGAATGGCTCAGCAGGCGGAAAGATATGCGCGAAGATTCTGCTATTGCCGTATTCTGGACGTTGGGCATGGCATTGGGAATCATGTTCAGCTTCCTGTCGCCGGGATTCGCTCCCGACCTGTCAGCTTATCTTTTCGGGAATATCCTGACCATCAATCAAGCCGACTTATGGATGCTCGGCATACTGGCACTGCTGCTGACCGGATTCTTTTACCTGTTTATCCGTCCCATTGTATATATCGCCTTCGACCGTGAGTTTGCACGTTCACAGAAGATTCCGGTAGAGGTATTTGAATATGTATTGATGATGTTTATCGCGCTGACGATTGTAGCCTGTCTGCGCATGGTAGGTATCGTATTAGCCATCTCCCTTCTCACCATTCCGCAGATGACTGCCAACTTATTCACGTATAGTTTCAAGAAAATAATCTGGCTGTCCATCGGTATCGGCTTCTTGGGATGCTTGGGCGGACTGTTTATTTCTTATCATTGGAAAGTTCCTTCGGGAGCCTCGATCATATTCTTCTCTATCCTGATTTATGCTGTTTGCAAAATAGGAAAGAGTTGTTGCAGGAAATAG
- the tsaE gene encoding tRNA (adenosine(37)-N6)-threonylcarbamoyltransferase complex ATPase subunit type 1 TsaE, with product MEIKIQSLESIHEAAREFIAAMGDNTVFALYGKMGAGKTTFVKALCEELGVEDVISSPTFAIVNEYRSDETGELIYHFDFYRIKKLSEVYDMGYEDYFYSGALCFIEWPELVEELLPGDAVKVTIEELEDGSRVIKL from the coding sequence ATGGAAATCAAAATTCAATCACTGGAAAGTATCCATGAAGCAGCCCGCGAATTTATTGCTGCTATGGGCGACAACACTGTATTTGCTTTATACGGAAAGATGGGTGCCGGCAAAACGACATTTGTCAAAGCACTCTGCGAAGAATTGGGCGTAGAAGACGTTATCAGTTCTCCCACCTTTGCCATCGTCAACGAATATCGTTCGGACGAAACAGGGGAATTGATTTATCACTTCGACTTTTACCGTATCAAGAAACTGAGTGAAGTGTATGACATGGGATATGAAGATTATTTCTACAGCGGCGCCCTTTGCTTTATCGAATGGCCGGAGCTTGTAGAAGAGCTGCTGCCGGGTGATGCCGTAAAAGTAACGATTGAAGAACTGGAAGACGGAAGCAGAGTTATCAAGCTATGA
- a CDS encoding immunity 17 family protein produces the protein MTGQYIVQGIFALAGIVSLLASLLNWDWFFTTRNAQTIIRNVGRNRTRLFYGILGVIIIGMAIFFFVETRKASGV, from the coding sequence ATGACCGGACAATATATCGTACAAGGAATCTTTGCGCTGGCAGGAATTGTCTCCCTGCTGGCGTCATTGCTCAACTGGGACTGGTTTTTCACAACGCGCAATGCACAGACCATTATCCGGAACGTAGGACGAAACCGGACACGGTTATTCTACGGCATACTGGGGGTTATCATCATCGGCATGGCTATTTTCTTCTTTGTGGAAACACGGAAAGCATCAGGAGTATAA
- a CDS encoding nucleotidyltransferase family protein → MKTTNEYLAKIRQFKQQFAEKYGIISIGIFGSVARGEQHEESDLDVFIELKEPDPFIMFDIKEELEQICNCKIDLLRLRKNLRSLISQRIEKDGIYA, encoded by the coding sequence ATGAAAACAACCAACGAATATCTTGCAAAGATTCGCCAGTTCAAGCAACAGTTTGCCGAGAAATACGGAATTATTTCTATCGGAATCTTCGGTTCTGTGGCTCGTGGAGAACAGCATGAAGAGAGCGATTTGGATGTTTTTATTGAGTTAAAAGAGCCGGATCCTTTTATTATGTTCGATATAAAAGAAGAGTTGGAACAGATATGTAACTGCAAAATAGATCTTCTCCGATTACGTAAAAATCTCCGTTCACTCATTTCCCAAAGAATAGAAAAAGATGGAATATACGCTTAA
- a CDS encoding HepT-like ribonuclease domain-containing protein, producing the protein MEYTLKEEIQDKFLQISESISIIEERCKNIQQVDDFLLSPWGMTILDACIMRIQVIGETIKAIDDKTQKNFLKDYPQIPWTKVIGLRNIISHEYANIDYEIIWVVIQKHLPPLKETVEQIIKDLS; encoded by the coding sequence ATGGAATATACGCTTAAAGAAGAAATTCAAGACAAGTTTCTTCAAATATCAGAATCAATATCTATCATTGAAGAAAGGTGTAAGAATATTCAGCAGGTAGATGATTTTCTATTATCACCTTGGGGAATGACCATCTTAGATGCATGTATCATGAGAATTCAAGTGATAGGAGAAACAATCAAGGCGATTGATGATAAAACACAAAAGAATTTTCTTAAAGATTATCCTCAAATTCCATGGACGAAAGTTATTGGATTAAGAAATATTATCTCCCATGAATATGCCAATATTGACTACGAAATCATTTGGGTAGTCATACAAAAACATCTTCCTCCTTTAAAAGAGACAGTTGAACAAATCATTAAAGACTTATCATAG